A genome region from Nycticebus coucang isolate mNycCou1 chromosome 22, mNycCou1.pri, whole genome shotgun sequence includes the following:
- the RSRP1 gene encoding arginine/serine-rich protein 1 isoform X3, with translation MSNYVNDMWPGSPQGKDSPQSSRSGDSSRLSSRSRSRSSSRSSRFYSRVSSRSSSRTSSRPRRRSRSRSRSRRRHQRKYRRYSRSYSRSRSRSHSRRYRERRYGPSRSYHRSPSRYRSRSRSRSRSRSRGRSHYRRTYSVTRGRHCYGFGRTVYPEEEHRWRERPRTRSRSRTPFRLSEKDRMELLEIAKANAAKALGTTNIDLPASLRIISTARETNRGTAVPNSGAKFEKS, from the exons ATGTCCAACTACGTGAACGACATGTGGCCCGGCTCGCCGCAGGGGAAGGATTCCCCCCAGTCGTCCCGGTCGGGCGATTCCAGCCGCCTGTCGTCGCGGTCTCGGAGCCGCTCTTCCTCCAGAAGCTCCCGCTTTTACTCCCGCGTCTCGAGTCGCTCGTCGTCCAGAACTTCCAGCCGGCCCCGGAGGAGGAGCAGGTCCCGCTCTCGTTCGAGAAGGCGCCACCAGCGCAAGTATAGGCGCTACTCCAGGTCTTACTCGCGGAGCCGATCGCGGTCCCACAGCCGCCGGTACAGAGAGAGGCGCTACGGGCCATCCCGGAGCTACCACCGGTCTCCCTCGCGGTACCGCTCGCGGAGCCGGTCTCGCTCCCGCTCCCGCTCCCGGGGGAGGTCGCACTACCGAAGGACCTACTCGGTCACGCGCGGGCGGCACTGCTACGGCTTTGGGCGCACAGTGTACCCCGAGGAAGAGCATCGATGGAGGGAGCGACCCAGGACCAGGTCTCGGAGCAGAACCCCTTTTCGCTTAAGTGAAAAAG atcgaATGGAGCTGTTAGAAATAGCAAAAGCCAATGCAGCAAAAGCTTTAGGAACAACCAACATTGATTTGCCAGCTAGTCTCAGAATCATTTCCACAGCCAGAGAAACAAATCGTGGAACAGCTGTGCCAAATTCTGGTGCTAAGTTTGAG